In Desulfovibrio aminophilus, the following proteins share a genomic window:
- the panC gene encoding pantoate--beta-alanine ligase: MDIIRDPLALQRTCLNWRSGGLVVGLVPTMGYFHAGHLSLMDYARSRADRLVVSLFVNPTQFGPNEDLARYPRDPERDAALAREHGVDLLFTPDPGAMYAPDHATWIEVPSLARGLCAATRPIHFRGVATVVGKLFLLTQPSFAAFGEKDFQQLALIRRMVRDLNFPLEVVGRPIVREDDGLALSSRNVYLTPEERRAAPAIRKGLLAASEWAGGGLRSVADLTARLRAFYAEQMPMSRLDYAEVVDPDSMEPVTEIRGRALLAVALHMSKARLIDNILLEV; the protein is encoded by the coding sequence ATGGACATCATCCGCGATCCCCTCGCGCTCCAGAGGACCTGCCTGAACTGGCGGTCCGGGGGCCTTGTCGTCGGTCTGGTTCCCACAATGGGCTACTTTCACGCCGGGCATCTCTCGCTCATGGACTACGCCAGGTCCAGGGCGGACCGGCTGGTGGTCTCCCTGTTCGTCAACCCCACGCAGTTCGGCCCCAACGAGGATCTGGCCCGCTACCCGCGCGATCCCGAGCGCGACGCGGCCTTGGCCCGCGAGCACGGCGTCGATCTGCTCTTCACGCCCGATCCCGGGGCCATGTACGCCCCGGACCATGCCACCTGGATCGAGGTGCCGAGCCTGGCCCGGGGGCTGTGCGCGGCCACCCGGCCGATTCACTTCCGGGGCGTGGCCACGGTGGTCGGCAAGCTCTTCCTCCTGACCCAGCCGAGCTTCGCCGCGTTCGGGGAGAAGGACTTCCAGCAGCTGGCCCTGATCCGGCGCATGGTCCGCGACCTGAACTTCCCGCTGGAAGTTGTCGGACGGCCCATCGTGCGCGAGGACGACGGCCTGGCCCTGAGCTCGCGCAACGTCTACCTCACGCCCGAGGAGCGGCGGGCGGCCCCGGCCATCCGCAAGGGGCTCCTGGCGGCGTCCGAGTGGGCGGGGGGCGGCCTGCGTTCCGTGGCCGACCTCACGGCCCGGCTGCGCGCCTTCTACGCCGAGCAGATGCCCATGTCCCGGCTGGACTACGCCGAGGTCGTGGACCCCGACTCGATGGAGCCGGTGACGGAAATCCGCGGCCGGGCGCTCCTGGCCGTGGCCTTGCACATGAGTAAAGCCCGCCTTATAGACAATATCCTTCTCGAGGTTTAA
- a CDS encoding diguanylate cyclase domain-containing protein — protein MHAHKDPFADGPLLLDRRDLVEYEHALKDALRRFLPFTSYSLFFPRQGEDEGTFAAEYRAADGELLLPLVLRGRLLAWFMARGVKLAAPKSSLRYLQELASSVLERLRLHKQAITDPLTGLTSRRRFHQDLVLEIGRIKGCLMPASGQRLDADLPSYSGCLGLVLMDLDCFQRINENYGYATGDHMVAEVGAVLARVCPKHVVAARLQDDAFALLLPDATPRVCFQLAEMVREEVGKLAVIDDLSGDRLQVSASLGAINYPQGLSGAQLKRSDAEQARILLRKARKAVATAKDHGRDRVFAYADVLKSGGRVLEVLPMNRLSTSLGRSVDAQEGQRFLVWSPKYQKTAEARLSEEDRLLGRYPTLYKGEVVLTVAQDEMSFAEVLHTSDPSWTVEPGDRLTLIQDSESFFDNETAAEGAAAQKDMLTGLYSYRDFLAFFARARLKPERFCLALARIQDQPGDRTPNFQKHMDGLVLQASELAAEILGGSPAGGRFGLAGLAYFLPDRDPEEVLAAMRTLCSQAAERLSLNLAVGTACHPYLNFTRADILDNARKALDHALLLPPPRAALFDSVSLNIAADKLYMDGDIFGAVDEFKRALLADENNVTARNSLGICLAQLGRFDQARSHFEQVIARDKHDIMAHYNLGRACQRLGDVRRAREAYRRCLKLDPNHVYSLIRLGTLAEAENKLAQAEKLYAQAAELPEGRERVLRHLARVCLARGERDRAREYLHLALNANHNDALAMHLLARLYLESGEDPQIAEVLARQSAALAPDREEYWRTLAQALNAQGKDEEAAKVETRLI, from the coding sequence ATGCACGCCCATAAAGACCCCTTCGCCGACGGCCCCCTGCTCCTGGACCGGCGCGATCTCGTGGAATACGAGCACGCGCTCAAGGACGCCCTGCGCCGGTTCCTGCCCTTCACCTCCTACAGCCTCTTCTTCCCCCGCCAGGGCGAGGACGAGGGGACCTTCGCGGCCGAATACCGCGCGGCGGACGGGGAGCTTCTGCTGCCCCTGGTCCTGCGCGGGCGGCTCCTGGCCTGGTTCATGGCCCGGGGGGTGAAGCTGGCCGCGCCCAAGAGCTCCCTGCGCTACCTCCAGGAGCTGGCCTCCTCGGTGCTGGAGCGGCTGCGGCTCCACAAGCAGGCCATCACCGACCCGCTCACCGGCCTGACCAGCCGCCGGCGCTTCCACCAGGATCTGGTCCTGGAGATCGGGCGCATCAAGGGCTGCCTCATGCCCGCCTCGGGCCAGCGCCTGGACGCCGACCTGCCGAGCTATTCCGGCTGCCTGGGCCTCGTGCTCATGGACCTGGACTGCTTCCAGCGCATCAACGAGAACTACGGCTACGCCACGGGCGACCACATGGTGGCCGAGGTCGGCGCGGTCCTCGCCCGGGTCTGTCCCAAGCACGTGGTGGCCGCCCGGCTCCAGGACGACGCCTTCGCCCTGCTCCTGCCCGACGCCACCCCCAGGGTCTGCTTCCAGCTGGCCGAGATGGTCCGCGAGGAGGTGGGCAAGCTGGCCGTGATCGACGACCTTTCCGGCGACCGCCTCCAGGTCTCGGCCAGCCTGGGCGCCATCAACTATCCCCAGGGCCTGTCCGGGGCCCAGCTCAAGCGCTCCGACGCCGAGCAGGCCCGCATCCTCCTGCGCAAGGCGCGCAAGGCCGTGGCCACGGCCAAGGACCACGGCCGCGACCGGGTCTTCGCCTACGCCGACGTGCTCAAATCCGGCGGCCGCGTGCTGGAGGTCCTGCCCATGAACCGCCTCTCCACCAGCCTGGGCCGCTCCGTGGACGCCCAGGAGGGGCAGCGCTTCCTGGTCTGGTCCCCCAAGTACCAGAAGACCGCCGAGGCCAGGCTCAGCGAGGAGGACCGCCTGCTGGGCCGCTACCCCACGCTCTACAAGGGCGAGGTCGTGCTCACCGTGGCCCAGGACGAGATGAGCTTCGCCGAGGTCCTGCACACCTCCGACCCGTCCTGGACCGTGGAGCCCGGCGATCGCCTGACCCTCATCCAGGACAGCGAGAGCTTCTTTGACAATGAAACCGCCGCCGAGGGCGCGGCAGCGCAAAAGGACATGCTCACCGGACTCTATTCCTACCGCGACTTCCTGGCCTTCTTCGCCCGCGCGCGGCTGAAGCCCGAACGCTTCTGCCTGGCCCTGGCCCGCATCCAGGACCAGCCCGGCGACCGCACCCCCAACTTCCAGAAGCACATGGACGGCCTCGTGCTCCAGGCCAGCGAACTGGCCGCCGAAATCCTGGGCGGTTCCCCGGCGGGCGGCCGCTTCGGCCTGGCCGGACTGGCCTATTTCCTGCCCGACCGCGACCCGGAGGAGGTCCTGGCGGCAATGCGCACGCTCTGCTCCCAGGCCGCCGAGCGCCTGTCCCTGAACCTGGCCGTGGGCACGGCCTGCCACCCCTATCTCAACTTCACCCGGGCGGACATCCTGGACAACGCCCGCAAGGCCCTGGACCACGCCCTGCTCCTGCCCCCTCCCCGGGCCGCCCTGTTCGACTCCGTGTCCCTGAACATCGCGGCCGACAAGCTCTACATGGACGGCGACATCTTCGGGGCCGTGGACGAATTCAAGCGCGCCCTGCTGGCCGACGAGAACAACGTCACGGCCCGCAACTCCCTGGGCATCTGCCTGGCCCAGCTGGGGCGCTTCGACCAGGCCCGAAGCCACTTCGAGCAGGTCATCGCCCGGGACAAGCACGACATCATGGCCCACTACAACCTGGGCCGAGCCTGCCAGCGGCTGGGCGACGTCCGCCGGGCGCGCGAGGCCTACCGCCGCTGCCTCAAGCTCGACCCGAACCACGTCTACAGCCTGATCCGCCTGGGCACCCTGGCCGAGGCCGAGAACAAGCTGGCCCAGGCCGAAAAGCTCTACGCCCAGGCCGCCGAGCTGCCCGAGGGCCGGGAGCGGGTCCTGCGCCACCTGGCCCGGGTCTGCCTGGCCCGGGGCGAGCGCGACCGCGCCCGCGAGTACCTGCATCTGGCGCTCAACGCCAACCACAACGACGCCCTGGCCATGCACCTGCTGGCCCGGCTCTACCTGGAGTCCGGGGAAGACCCGCAGATCGCGGAGGTCCTGGCCCGCCAGAGCGCGGCCCTGGCCCCGGACCGCGAGGAGTACTGGCGGACCCTGGCCCAGGCCCTGAACGCGCAGGGCAAGGACGAGGAGGCGGCCAAGGTGGAGACGCGACTTATATAA